One genomic segment of Mytilus trossulus isolate FHL-02 chromosome 4, PNRI_Mtr1.1.1.hap1, whole genome shotgun sequence includes these proteins:
- the LOC134716654 gene encoding G-protein coupled receptor 83-like — translation MTNVITQIENLFKNINGTNKTDIEEILKQNNTLDDPVHFDINRAIVLIPSFGILTIITIFANVFVCYVIAKNRHMHTVTNLFIANMAISDLLLAFINVPLNIARNLMNEWTLGSFLCHLFNYSLKVSVYVSTFTLTAIALDRQRVLLYPLHPRMTRKRGMFVLAFIWLLSICFSLPFGIYTNVKEINMITYKVKRCWSTYPSNKWEQYLTIATILFQYFIPLIVITCTYGRIVHKLWIRTHLGVVTENQRLMQIQAKRKSIKLLVAVVAVFAISWMPLNLYYILADHHPNTKVFHPDTNTFFVCHWIAISSSCINPFLYCWMNPAFSTVIAKRLRCLKSFTGGPEIEIDEIDSTGFRLRSNRRFGNSSRTISSFSASDSRRSSSKTFRGFAYMV, via the coding sequence ATGACAAACGTTATAACTCAGATAGAAAACCTCTTCAAGAATATAAACGGCACTAATAAGACCGACATTGAAGAGATTCTAAAGCAAAACAATACTCTTGATGACCCAGTGCATTTTGACATCAACAGAGCCATTGTACTTATACCCAGCTTTGGAATACTTACTATTATAACAATATTTGCAAATGTATTTGTGTGTTAtgtcattgctaaaaatagacaCATGCATACCGTTACAAACCTGTTTATAGCAAATATGGCTATTTCCGATCTTTTGTTAGCTTTCATAAACGTGCCATTAAATATTGCAAGAAATCTAATGAACGAGTGGACATTGGGATCATTTTTGTGTCATCTTTTCAACTATTCTCTTAAAGTATCGGTATATGTATCGACTTTCACCTTAACAGCAATTGCTTTAGACAGACAGCGGGTATTATTATATCCATTACATCCTCGAATGACAAGAAAACGAGGAATGTTTGTTTTGGCATTCATTTGGTTGTTATCTATCTGTTTTTCACTACCCTTTGGAATTTATACTAATGTAAAAGAGATCAATATGATAACATACAAAGTAAAGCGATGTTGGTCAACCTACCCTAGTAATAAATGGGAACAGTATTTAACAATTGCTACTATATTGTTTCAGTACTTCATTCCACTTATAGTGATAACATGTACCTATGGACGAATTGTACATAAACTCTGGATAAGAACCCATCTTGGAGTTGTTACTGAAAATCAACGATTAATGCAAATACAGGCTAAGAGGAAAAGTATCAAACTTCTAGTCGCGGTAGTTGCCGTATTTGCAATAAGTTGGATGCCattaaatttgtattatattttagcTGACCACCATCCAAATACCAAAGTATTTCATCCCGATaccaatacattttttgtttgtcactGGATTGCGATTAGCAGTTCGTGTATTAATCCGTTTTTGTATTGTTGGATGAATCCAGCATTCAGTACAGTCATTGCTAAACGTCTTCGATGTCTAAAATCATTTACAGGCGGCCCTGAAATAGAAATTGATGAAATTGATTCCACAGGATTTAGATTGCGAAGCAATCGTCGGTTCGGAAATTCAAGTAGAACGATTTCTTCATTTTCAGCATCGGATTCAAGAAGGTCAAGTTCAAAGACATTTCGAGGATTTGCTTATATGGTTTGA
- the LOC134715386 gene encoding zinc finger protein 239-like, translating to MMTDEFDPFEIGIQSKNLNYVCGICDLSFWKKSELESHLIVHNNGSKHYRCEECGKGFVQSATLKRHIRLHTGDRLLQCKVCDKIFTVPCYLKKHEKTQFNEKPYICDKCGKSFGHKGDLRRHERIHSGIKPHSCDNCGKCFQQRNSLINHMRTHTGEKPHKCMTCGQCFTARPNLVRHMAVHNSIRSHQCDLCGKSFVRKGDLIRHIRTHSGEKPFSCSICDKSFSQSQDMKVHMRIHSGETPFSCSVCKKSFSSVSLVHRHVRGVHNEEAIFECLICGKKYKYRQSLLVHSKVHFQGMLYKCLVCSLEFKHKSSLERHKLKHKDLLTLTSSL from the exons atGATGACCGATGAATTTGATCCATTCGAAATAG GTATTCAGTCAAAGAATTTGAATTATGTTTGTGGAATTTGCGATCTCTCATTTTGGAAGAAATCAGAACTAGAATCCCATTTAATTGTACATAACAATGGAAGTAAACATTATAGGTGTGAGGAGTGTGGTAAAGGTTTTGTACAAAGTGCTACACTAAAAAGACACATTAGACTTCACACCGGAGATAGGTTGTTACAGTGTAAGGTCTGTGATAAAATATTCACTGTACCTTGTTATTTGAAAAAGCATGAAAAAACTCAATTCAATGAAAAACCCTACATTTGTGATAAATGTGGGAAAAGTTTTGGCCATAAGGGTGACTTGCGGCGACATGAACGAATTCATTCTGGTATTAAACCACATAGTTGTGATAATTGTGGTAAATGTTTCCAGCAGCGAAATTCATTGATTAATCATATGAGGACACATACTGGCGAAAAACCACATAAGTGTATGACTTGTGGACAATGTTTTACAGCTCGCCCAAATTTAGTAAGGCACATGGCAGTGCACAACAGTATCAGAAGTCATCAGTGTGATTTATGTGGAAAGAGTTTCGTCAGAAAAGGTGATTTAATTCGCCATATTAGAACTCACAGCGGTGAAAAACCATTCTCATGTAGCATCTGTGATAAATCGTTTTCACAAAGTCAGGACATGAAAGTTCATATGAGAATTCACTCTGGTGAGACCCCATTTTCTTGCTCtgtttgtaaaaaaagtttttcttcTGTTAGTTTAGTACATCGCCACGTAAGAGGCGTTCATAATGAAGAAGCAATATTTGAATGTCTTATTTGtggaaagaaatataaatatagacaAAGTCTGCTTGTTCACAGTAAAGTACATTTTCAAGGAATGTTATACAAATGTTTGGTGTGCAGTCTAGAATTTAAACATAAATCTTCATTAGAAAGACATAAGCTAAAACACAAAGACTTACTCACTTTGACCTCAAGTTTGTAA